A window of Streptomyces gilvosporeus contains these coding sequences:
- a CDS encoding transglycosylase family protein has product MSDHFPGLRRRAGAVSVFIAAAAALVLSLPGGAADAQARPGDGNDGGAVDYSCAADRWPWGCVARCESGGNWRANTGNGYYGGLQFGYRTWRGYGGLDFAPRADLASREEQIAVAERVLASQGWGAWPACSRRYGLSGTTYVPRPDPLDPAPSPDPTAVSGGGAPAAPPAGQPAAPSANPAPVPSAAPSAAPPAVASTGPSGPSGGPGF; this is encoded by the coding sequence ATGTCCGACCACTTTCCGGGGCTCCGGCGCCGTGCGGGTGCCGTCTCCGTTTTCATTGCGGCGGCCGCCGCCCTGGTCCTGTCCCTGCCCGGTGGCGCGGCCGACGCCCAGGCCCGCCCCGGGGACGGGAACGACGGAGGAGCGGTGGATTACTCCTGCGCCGCCGACCGCTGGCCGTGGGGCTGTGTCGCCCGGTGCGAGAGCGGCGGCAACTGGCGCGCCAACACCGGCAACGGCTACTACGGCGGCCTCCAGTTCGGGTACCGGACCTGGCGGGGCTACGGCGGCCTCGACTTCGCACCGCGCGCCGACCTCGCCTCCCGCGAGGAGCAGATCGCGGTCGCCGAGCGGGTACTCGCCTCCCAGGGCTGGGGTGCCTGGCCGGCCTGCTCCCGGCGCTACGGGCTGAGCGGGACCACCTACGTCCCGCGCCCCGACCCACTGGACCCGGCGCCGTCGCCCGACCCGACGGCCGTGAGCGGCGGAGGGGCGCCTGCCGCGCCGCCCGCCGGCCAGCCCGCCGCCCCGTCCGCCAACCCGGCTCCTGTGCCGTCGGCCGCCCCGTCAGCCGCGCCGCCGGCGGTTGCGTCCACGGGGCCGTCCGGCCCGTCCGGCGGACCGGGCTTCTGA
- the der gene encoding ribosome biogenesis GTPase Der, producing MNDQTPTGDEHGALGDAEYAEFMELAAEEGFDLEEVEGDIAAAGHGPLPVLAVVGRPNVGKSTLVNRIIGRREAVVEDKPGVTRDRVTYEADWNGRRFKVVDTGGWEQDVLGIDASVAMQAEFAIEAADAVVFVVDAKVGATDTDEAVVKLLRRAGKPVVLVANKVDGPSGEADAAMLWSLGLGEPHPISALHGRGTGDMLDAALKALPEAPAQTFGAAVGGPRRIALIGRPNVGKSSLLNKVAGEERVVVNELAGTTRDPVDEMIELGGKTWKFVDTAGIRRRVHLQEGADYYASLRTAAAVEKAEVAVVLIDASESISVQDQRIITMAVEAGRALVIAYNKWDTLDEERRFYLEREIERDLVQIPWAMRVNVSARTGRHMEKLVPAIETALAGWETRIPTGRLNAFLGEIVASHPHPIRGGKQPRILFGTQAGTRPPRFVLFASGFLEAGYRRFIERRLREEFGFEGTPVHISVRVREKRSKKK from the coding sequence ATGAACGACCAGACCCCCACCGGCGACGAGCACGGTGCGCTTGGCGACGCCGAGTACGCGGAGTTCATGGAGCTCGCCGCGGAAGAGGGCTTCGACCTCGAAGAGGTCGAGGGTGACATCGCGGCGGCCGGACACGGTCCGCTGCCCGTCCTCGCCGTCGTCGGCCGCCCCAATGTCGGCAAGTCGACGCTCGTGAACCGCATCATCGGCCGCCGCGAGGCGGTCGTCGAGGACAAGCCGGGCGTCACCCGCGACCGCGTCACCTACGAGGCCGACTGGAACGGCCGCCGCTTCAAGGTCGTCGACACCGGCGGCTGGGAGCAGGACGTGCTCGGCATCGACGCCTCCGTGGCGATGCAGGCCGAGTTCGCCATCGAGGCCGCCGACGCGGTCGTCTTCGTCGTGGACGCCAAGGTCGGCGCCACCGACACCGACGAGGCCGTCGTCAAGCTGCTGCGCCGCGCCGGCAAGCCCGTCGTGCTGGTCGCCAACAAGGTCGACGGCCCGTCCGGCGAGGCGGACGCCGCGATGCTGTGGTCGCTGGGCCTGGGCGAGCCGCACCCGATCTCCGCGCTGCACGGCCGCGGCACCGGCGACATGCTGGACGCCGCGCTCAAGGCGCTGCCCGAGGCGCCCGCGCAGACCTTCGGCGCCGCCGTCGGCGGCCCCCGCCGGATCGCGCTGATCGGCCGCCCGAACGTCGGCAAGTCGTCGCTGCTGAACAAGGTCGCCGGCGAGGAGCGGGTGGTCGTCAACGAACTGGCCGGCACCACCCGCGACCCGGTCGACGAGATGATCGAACTGGGCGGCAAGACCTGGAAGTTCGTGGACACCGCCGGTATCCGCCGCCGGGTGCACCTCCAGGAGGGCGCCGACTACTACGCCTCGCTGCGCACCGCGGCGGCCGTGGAGAAGGCCGAGGTGGCGGTCGTCCTGATCGACGCCAGCGAGTCCATCAGCGTCCAGGACCAGCGGATCATCACGATGGCCGTGGAGGCCGGGCGGGCCCTGGTCATCGCGTACAACAAGTGGGACACCCTCGACGAGGAGCGCCGCTTCTACCTGGAGCGGGAGATCGAGCGGGACCTCGTGCAGATCCCGTGGGCGATGCGGGTGAACGTCTCCGCGCGCACCGGCCGCCACATGGAGAAGCTGGTCCCGGCGATCGAGACCGCCCTGGCCGGCTGGGAGACCCGTATCCCCACGGGCCGGCTGAACGCCTTCCTCGGCGAGATCGTCGCCTCCCACCCGCACCCGATCCGCGGCGGCAAGCAGCCCCGCATCCTCTTCGGCACCCAGGCCGGCACCCGGCCCCCGCGGTTCGTGCTCTTCGCCTCCGGCTTCCTGGAGGCGGGCTACCGCCGCTTCATCGAGCGGCGGCTGCGCGAGGAGTTCGGCTTCGAGGGGACGCCGGTGCACATCTCGGTACGGGTGCGCGAGAAGCGCAGCAAGAAGAAGTAG
- a CDS encoding lysophospholipid acyltransferase family protein, with product MTESGRAPSEAGAAVGRRIGIGLMYGLWRPRVLGAWKVPSAGPVILAVNHSHGIDGPMLMGTAPRPVHFLIKKEAFVGPLDPFLRGIGQLKVDRDATDRKAITDALGVLERGGVLGIFPEGTRGEGDFASLRAGLAYFAVRSGAPVMPVAVLGSADRASRLHRAVPPLRGRIDVVFGDAFEAGDGSGRRTRKALDEATVRIQERLTAHLAEARRLTGRRPTL from the coding sequence GTGACCGAATCCGGCAGGGCGCCGAGCGAGGCCGGCGCCGCGGTCGGCCGGCGGATCGGCATCGGCCTGATGTACGGGCTGTGGCGGCCGCGGGTGCTGGGCGCCTGGAAGGTGCCGTCCGCGGGCCCGGTGATCCTCGCTGTCAACCACTCGCACGGTATCGACGGCCCGATGCTGATGGGCACCGCGCCCCGGCCGGTGCACTTCCTCATCAAGAAGGAAGCTTTCGTCGGCCCGCTGGACCCCTTCCTGCGCGGTATCGGGCAGCTGAAGGTGGACCGCGACGCCACCGACCGCAAGGCGATCACCGACGCGCTCGGGGTGCTGGAGCGCGGCGGCGTGCTGGGGATCTTCCCCGAAGGCACCCGCGGCGAGGGCGACTTCGCCTCGCTGCGCGCCGGGCTGGCGTACTTCGCGGTGCGCTCCGGCGCCCCGGTGATGCCCGTCGCGGTGCTCGGCAGTGCCGACCGCGCCAGTCGGCTGCACCGCGCCGTACCGCCGCTGCGCGGCCGCATCGACGTCGTCTTCGGCGACGCCTTCGAGGCGGGCGACGGCAGCGGGCGGCGCACCCGTAAGGCGCTGGACGAGGCGACCGTACGGATCCAGGAGCGGCTGACCGCCCACCTGGCCGAGGCCAGGCGCCTTACCGGGCGCCGACCGACACTTTGA
- the cmk gene encoding (d)CMP kinase has product MFVTVETATRTAPAAVIVAIDGPAGTGKSSTSKAVAAKLGLGYLDTGAQYRAITWWMLSNGIDVQDATAVADAAAKPHIVSGTDPAAPTISVDGLDAAGPIRTQEVTAAVSAVSAVPEVRARITELQRTIAAEAPHGIVVEGRDIGITVLPDADLKVFLTASPEARAARRAGELKGKDATDLAATREALIKRDAADSSRKTSPLAKADDAVEVDTTELTLEQVIECVVTLIEGASAAKAGLAR; this is encoded by the coding sequence GTGTTCGTCACCGTGGAAACCGCCACCCGGACCGCCCCGGCTGCAGTGATTGTCGCCATCGACGGCCCCGCAGGCACGGGCAAGTCCAGCACGTCCAAGGCCGTCGCCGCCAAGCTGGGGCTCGGCTATCTCGACACCGGCGCCCAGTACCGCGCGATCACGTGGTGGATGCTGAGCAACGGCATCGACGTCCAGGACGCGACCGCCGTCGCCGACGCCGCCGCCAAGCCGCACATCGTCTCCGGTACGGACCCGGCCGCCCCGACCATCTCGGTCGACGGCCTGGACGCCGCGGGCCCGATCCGCACCCAGGAGGTCACCGCCGCGGTCAGCGCCGTCAGCGCGGTCCCCGAGGTGCGCGCCCGGATCACCGAGCTCCAGCGCACCATCGCCGCCGAGGCGCCGCACGGCATCGTGGTGGAGGGCCGTGACATCGGTATAACGGTCCTGCCCGACGCCGACCTCAAGGTCTTCCTCACCGCCTCCCCGGAGGCCCGTGCGGCCCGCCGCGCCGGCGAGCTCAAGGGCAAGGACGCCACCGACCTGGCCGCCACCCGCGAGGCCCTGATCAAGCGGGACGCCGCCGACTCCTCCCGTAAGACCTCCCCGCTGGCCAAGGCGGACGACGCCGTCGAGGTGGACACCACCGAGCTGACCCTGGAGCAGGTCATCGAATGCGTGGTCACCCTGATCGAGGGCGCGAGCGCCGCAAAGGCGGGGCTCGCCCGGTGA
- a CDS encoding prephenate dehydrogenase, producing the protein MRTALVIGTGLIGTSVALALNARGVQVYLEDHDQAQALTAAALGAGLAEAPPGPVDLAIVAVPPAHVAAALADAIRRGAARAYIDVASVKGGPRRELEALGCELSGYLGTHPMSGKERSGPLAATADLFEGRPWVLTPRPDGDTEVLNLALELVALCRAVPVVMDADAHDRAVALVSHTPQLISSLVAARLKGADETAVRLCGQGIRDVTRIAASDPAMWIDILSANPGPVADVLSEVAADLDETVRSLRALESADEDKRGTGAGGIADVLRRGNAGRERVPGKHGAAPAAYETVAVYIGDQPGELARIFADAGRAGVNIEDVRIEHATGQQAGFIQLTVQPAAVPALTAELRERGWSIRQ; encoded by the coding sequence GTGAGGACCGCACTCGTCATCGGAACGGGCCTGATCGGCACCTCGGTCGCGCTGGCGCTCAACGCCCGCGGCGTCCAGGTCTACCTGGAGGACCACGACCAGGCGCAGGCCCTGACGGCCGCGGCGCTGGGCGCGGGCCTGGCGGAGGCGCCGCCCGGCCCCGTCGACCTGGCGATCGTGGCGGTGCCGCCCGCCCATGTCGCGGCGGCGCTGGCCGATGCCATACGGCGCGGCGCGGCCCGTGCGTACATCGACGTCGCCAGCGTCAAGGGCGGCCCGCGCCGCGAGCTGGAGGCGCTGGGCTGCGAGCTGTCCGGATACCTCGGCACCCACCCGATGTCCGGCAAGGAGCGCTCCGGGCCGCTGGCCGCCACCGCCGATCTCTTCGAGGGCCGGCCCTGGGTGCTCACCCCGCGGCCCGACGGCGACACCGAGGTCCTCAACCTCGCGCTGGAGCTGGTCGCGCTGTGCCGGGCCGTGCCGGTGGTGATGGACGCCGACGCCCACGACCGCGCCGTCGCCCTGGTCTCGCACACCCCCCAGCTGATCTCCAGCCTGGTCGCCGCCCGCCTCAAGGGCGCCGACGAGACCGCGGTTCGGCTGTGCGGCCAGGGCATCCGGGATGTGACGCGGATCGCGGCCTCCGACCCGGCGATGTGGATCGACATCCTCTCCGCCAATCCGGGGCCGGTCGCCGATGTGCTGTCCGAGGTCGCCGCCGACCTGGACGAGACCGTACGGTCGCTGCGCGCCCTCGAGTCCGCCGACGAGGACAAGCGCGGCACCGGCGCCGGCGGTATCGCGGACGTTCTGCGCCGCGGCAACGCCGGCCGCGAGCGGGTGCCGGGCAAGCACGGCGCCGCCCCGGCCGCGTACGAGACGGTCGCGGTCTACATCGGCGACCAGCCCGGTGAGCTGGCCCGGATCTTCGCCGACGCCGGCCGGGCCGGGGTCAACATCGAGGATGTCCGCATCGAGCACGCCACCGGTCAGCAGGCCGGCTTCATCCAGCTCACGGTGCAGCCGGCGGCGGTCCCGGCGCTGACCGCGGAGCTGAGGGAGCGGGGCTGGTCGATCCGGCAGTGA
- the aroH gene encoding chorismate mutase, translating into MAVRAVRGAVQLERDDAQHMREQVAELLLAIMERNDLVPEDLISMWFTATPDLHSDFPAAAARSIGITDVPLLCAQELEVAGAMDRVVRVLAHVETGLSKAGVAHVYLGAAAALRKDIAQ; encoded by the coding sequence GTGGCGGTACGAGCGGTCCGGGGGGCCGTCCAGCTGGAGCGGGACGACGCGCAGCACATGCGGGAGCAGGTGGCCGAGCTGCTCCTGGCCATCATGGAGCGCAACGACCTCGTGCCGGAGGACCTGATCAGCATGTGGTTCACCGCCACCCCCGATCTGCACAGCGACTTCCCGGCGGCCGCCGCGCGCAGTATCGGGATCACCGATGTGCCGCTGCTGTGCGCCCAGGAGCTGGAGGTGGCCGGCGCCATGGACCGGGTGGTGCGGGTGCTGGCCCATGTCGAGACCGGGCTGTCGAAGGCCGGGGTCGCGCACGTCTACCTCGGTGCGGCCGCGGCGCTGCGGAAGGACATCGCCCAGTGA
- a CDS encoding DNA polymerase beta superfamily protein — protein MPTDRPTVPAGPELVAHHTVYACVMGSRAFGLATESSDTDRRGVYLAPTRLFWAFEKPPTHVEGPREEEFSWELERFCELALRANPTALECLHSPLVERIDATGRELLALREAFLSRQAHRTFAGYAAGQLKQLRVGMRRHGTPRWKQAMHLLRLLASSRDLLRTGVLTVDVGEAREELLAVRRGQVPWEEVERRMTALTEEAEAAVSGSPLPAEPDRARVADFLFRVRRSSALG, from the coding sequence ATGCCGACCGACCGCCCGACCGTTCCCGCAGGCCCTGAGCTGGTTGCCCACCACACCGTGTACGCGTGTGTGATGGGCTCGCGCGCCTTCGGCCTGGCGACGGAGTCCAGCGACACCGACCGGCGCGGGGTCTATCTCGCGCCCACCCGGCTCTTCTGGGCGTTCGAGAAGCCGCCGACGCATGTCGAGGGGCCGCGCGAGGAGGAGTTCTCCTGGGAGCTGGAGCGCTTCTGCGAACTGGCCCTGCGGGCCAACCCCACCGCCCTGGAATGCCTGCACTCCCCACTCGTCGAGCGCATCGACGCCACCGGCCGCGAGCTTCTCGCACTGCGCGAGGCGTTCCTCTCCCGGCAGGCGCACCGCACCTTCGCCGGCTACGCGGCCGGGCAGCTCAAACAGCTACGGGTCGGTATGCGCCGCCACGGCACGCCCCGGTGGAAGCAGGCCATGCATCTGCTGCGCCTCCTGGCGAGCTCCCGCGATCTGCTCCGCACCGGCGTGCTCACCGTCGACGTCGGCGAGGCCCGGGAGGAGCTGCTGGCCGTCCGGCGTGGCCAGGTGCCCTGGGAAGAGGTGGAGCGCCGCATGACGGCGCTCACCGAGGAGGCCGAGGCGGCCGTCTCGGGCTCCCCACTGCCGGCCGAGCCGGACCGGGCCCGTGTGGCGGACTTCCTCTTCCGGGTCCGCCGTTCCTCTGCGCTTGGCTGA
- a CDS encoding ADP-ribosylglycohydrolase family protein, translating into MDAMGAATEDTKSAATGALIGLALGDALGFPTEFNDVPAILAKCGPWRQMELPDPAMVTDDTQMTLALGRGLRTAVQQGELTARSLEGPVRREYVAWWRSPDNNRAPGYTCLRACEMLSDEDRPWAEATQIGSKGCGANMRVAPVGLVPGLSTRQRSGAAQLQSALTHGHPTALAASDLTARAVRLLADGARPVELTGLLRAYAHAHRTEYREDWLGDLWRYAQDPTPTTFIARGWDECLGVLDRLDAALAAPDPETDPCLATGAGWIAEEALATGLLCFLLFPDEPLTALRRAACTSGDSDSIACLAGAFAGAHLGADAWPAEWAARIEYRADLLALARPLRFA; encoded by the coding sequence ATGGACGCAATGGGGGCCGCGACGGAGGACACGAAGTCCGCCGCCACCGGCGCGCTCATCGGGCTCGCGCTCGGTGACGCGCTCGGCTTTCCGACCGAGTTCAACGACGTACCGGCGATCCTCGCCAAGTGCGGGCCGTGGCGGCAGATGGAGCTGCCCGATCCCGCCATGGTCACCGACGACACCCAGATGACGCTGGCGCTCGGCCGCGGTCTGCGCACGGCCGTGCAGCAGGGCGAGCTCACCGCGCGGAGCCTGGAGGGCCCCGTACGCCGGGAGTACGTCGCCTGGTGGCGCTCGCCCGACAACAACCGGGCGCCGGGCTACACCTGCCTGCGCGCCTGCGAGATGCTCAGCGACGAGGACCGGCCCTGGGCCGAGGCCACGCAGATCGGTTCCAAGGGCTGCGGCGCCAATATGCGCGTCGCACCCGTCGGGCTCGTGCCGGGGCTGAGCACCCGGCAGCGCTCCGGCGCCGCCCAGCTCCAGTCCGCGCTCACCCACGGCCACCCCACGGCGCTGGCCGCCTCCGACCTGACCGCGCGTGCCGTACGCCTCCTCGCCGACGGGGCGCGCCCCGTCGAGCTGACCGGTCTGCTGCGCGCGTACGCGCACGCCCACCGCACCGAGTACCGCGAGGACTGGCTCGGCGACCTGTGGCGGTACGCCCAGGACCCCACGCCGACGACGTTCATCGCCCGCGGCTGGGACGAGTGCCTGGGCGTCCTGGACCGCCTGGACGCGGCGCTCGCCGCGCCGGACCCGGAGACCGATCCGTGCCTGGCCACCGGCGCCGGCTGGATCGCCGAGGAGGCACTGGCCACGGGCCTGCTGTGCTTTCTGTTGTTCCCCGACGAACCGCTGACCGCGCTGCGGCGGGCGGCGTGTACCTCCGGCGACTCCGACTCGATTGCGTGCCTCGCGGGCGCGTTCGCGGGCGCCCACCTTGGCGCCGACGCGTGGCCCGCGGAGTGGGCCGCCCGTATCGAGTACCGGGCGGACCTCTTGGCTTTGGCCCGTCCGCTGCGCTTTGCCTGA